One segment of Streptomyces sp. NA02950 DNA contains the following:
- a CDS encoding DNA-binding response regulator has protein sequence MPDARVTVTVHGPDPLSRAGVVRHLQHQPAVELITGDESPATVAVMLAERLDDVAGAELRHLVRGGAQRVVLVAGELRETELMAVMEYGVRAVLWQHRTTPRRLLRAVLRAARTEERGEPCGVDRRLSEPGVHS, from the coding sequence GTGCCGGACGCACGGGTCACGGTGACGGTCCACGGCCCCGACCCGCTCTCGCGGGCCGGGGTCGTCCGCCATCTCCAGCATCAGCCCGCCGTCGAGCTGATCACCGGTGACGAGTCCCCCGCCACCGTGGCCGTCATGCTCGCCGAACGTCTCGACGACGTGGCCGGGGCCGAGCTGCGCCATCTGGTGCGCGGCGGTGCGCAGCGGGTGGTACTGGTCGCGGGCGAGCTGCGGGAGACCGAGCTGATGGCGGTGATGGAGTACGGCGTACGGGCGGTGCTGTGGCAGCACCGCACCACGCCCAGGCGGCTGCTGCGCGCGGTGCTCCGGGCGGCGCGTACGGAGGAGCGCGGCGAGCCGTGCGGGGTGGACCGGCGGCTGTCGGAGCCCGGTGTCCACAGCTAG
- the aspS gene encoding aspartate--tRNA ligase, with product MHRYRSHTCGQLRAADVGTDVRLSGWLHNRRNLGGILFIDLRDHYGLVQLVVRPDTPANEALSSLTKETVVRVDGRVITRGADNVNPELPTGEIEVEVTGVEVLGAADPLPFTVFPDDGVNEERRLEYRFLDLRRERMHRNIMLRSAVIAAIRQKMTAQGFNEMATPILSATSPEGARDFLVPSRLHAGKFYALPQAPQQFKQLLMIAGFDRYFQIAPCFRDEDARADRSPGEFYQLDVEMSFVEQEDVFEVIEKVMTELFEEFGGGRHVTSPFPRIPFREAMLKYGSDKPDLRAQLELRDVSHVFAGSGFKAFADKHVRALAVPDTADQPRKFFDQMGEFAVLHGARGLAWVRIGEDSKLTGPIAKFLTDEDVEKLIAEVEGKPGTSVFFGAGDYDEVSKIMGAVRVEAAKRTGHFEEDVFRFCWIVDFPMFERNEDTGQIEFSHNPFSMPQGGLEALETKDPLDILAWQYDIVCNGTELSSGAIRNHEPEVMFKAFEIAGYSREEVEREFGGMLRAFHFGAPPHGGIAPGVDRIVMLLADEPSIRETIAFPLNGNAQDLLMGAPSEVDEARLRELHLSIRKPQIKQAAKKDDQQAEGRAEKPAE from the coding sequence ATGCATCGGTACCGGTCCCACACCTGTGGTCAGCTCCGCGCCGCTGACGTCGGCACCGACGTCCGGCTCTCCGGCTGGCTGCACAATCGACGGAACCTGGGCGGCATCCTCTTCATCGATCTCCGTGACCACTACGGCCTGGTCCAGCTGGTGGTCCGTCCCGACACCCCGGCCAACGAGGCGCTCAGCTCCCTCACCAAGGAGACCGTCGTCCGGGTGGACGGCCGGGTGATCACCCGCGGCGCGGACAACGTCAACCCCGAGCTGCCGACCGGTGAGATCGAGGTCGAGGTCACCGGTGTCGAGGTGCTGGGCGCCGCCGACCCGCTGCCCTTCACCGTCTTCCCCGACGACGGGGTGAACGAGGAGCGGCGGCTGGAGTACCGCTTCCTGGACCTGCGCCGTGAGCGGATGCACCGCAACATCATGCTGCGCTCCGCCGTGATCGCCGCGATCCGGCAGAAGATGACCGCCCAGGGCTTCAACGAGATGGCGACCCCGATCCTGTCCGCCACCTCCCCCGAGGGCGCGCGCGACTTCCTGGTCCCGTCCCGGCTGCACGCCGGCAAGTTCTACGCGCTGCCGCAGGCCCCGCAGCAGTTCAAGCAGCTGCTGATGATCGCGGGCTTCGACCGCTACTTCCAGATCGCGCCCTGCTTCCGCGACGAGGACGCCCGTGCCGACCGCTCGCCGGGCGAGTTCTACCAGCTCGACGTCGAGATGAGTTTCGTCGAGCAGGAGGACGTCTTCGAGGTCATCGAGAAGGTCATGACCGAGCTCTTCGAGGAGTTCGGCGGCGGCCGCCATGTGACCTCGCCGTTCCCGCGGATCCCGTTCCGCGAGGCGATGCTGAAGTACGGCTCCGACAAGCCGGACCTGCGGGCCCAGCTGGAGCTCAGGGACGTCAGCCATGTCTTCGCGGGCTCCGGCTTCAAGGCGTTCGCCGACAAGCACGTCCGCGCCCTGGCCGTGCCGGACACCGCCGACCAGCCGCGGAAGTTCTTCGACCAGATGGGCGAGTTCGCGGTTCTGCACGGGGCCAGGGGGCTCGCCTGGGTCCGGATCGGCGAGGACTCCAAGCTGACCGGCCCGATCGCCAAGTTCCTCACCGACGAGGACGTCGAGAAGCTGATCGCCGAGGTCGAGGGCAAGCCCGGCACCTCGGTCTTCTTCGGCGCGGGCGACTACGACGAGGTCTCCAAGATCATGGGCGCGGTGCGGGTCGAAGCCGCCAAGCGCACCGGTCACTTCGAAGAGGACGTCTTCCGCTTCTGCTGGATCGTGGACTTCCCGATGTTCGAGCGGAACGAGGACACCGGGCAGATCGAGTTCTCCCACAACCCGTTCTCCATGCCGCAGGGCGGTCTGGAGGCCCTGGAGACCAAGGACCCGCTGGACATCCTTGCCTGGCAGTACGACATCGTCTGCAATGGCACCGAGCTGTCCTCGGGCGCCATCCGGAACCATGAGCCGGAGGTCATGTTCAAGGCGTTCGAGATCGCGGGCTACTCCCGCGAGGAGGTCGAGCGCGAGTTCGGCGGAATGCTCCGCGCGTTCCACTTCGGCGCCCCGCCGCACGGTGGCATCGCCCCCGGCGTCGACCGCATCGTCATGCTGCTGGCCGACGAGCCCAGCATCCGCGAGACCATCGCCTTCCCGCTCAACGGCAACGCCCAGGACCTGCTGATGGGCGCGCCCAGCGAGGTGGACGAGGCCCGGCTGCGGGAGCTGCACCTGTCGATCCGCAAGCCGCAGATCAAGCAGGCCGCGAAGAAGGACGACCAGCAGGCCGAGGGCCGGGCGGAGAAGCCCGCGGAGTAG